The Papaver somniferum cultivar HN1 chromosome 3, ASM357369v1, whole genome shotgun sequence genome includes a region encoding these proteins:
- the LOC113360090 gene encoding uncharacterized protein LOC113360090 — MVGNGISSTGMRNEDASAKETDTRRMVELSRNIGEMNDEIRTICSRQGWQGIETHPVLPVAPQNPHETEHVPHANTLQVSGHGHDNDLLTRFLKLTPHEFSGTPPDCDIVENWEFVTDVSRDRKRSEFMDIEQGEMSLAEFVNKYRGLSRYAPEITSNDEVNARKFIRALKPQISRQLAGFQIKTFQEALSRGFSIEREDENRITEQERKTKLMPGQFQAKQDSSKRQMTSMASQTFFRPFGQPWQMDPKGDLKDCPKFQLANSSSHQGMVYSVVQEDTPTQQVLQEGDVMYAVMHGDSSATDQVVEDLVVLDMQGFDVILGMDWLAKHHASVDCFAKSVNFCMSGKSPFTFVGSIKPQSQFQKLKKTGGLSGMRLLACVAECSVSVDTIPVVRDYRDVFPDTRPGLPPKSDIDFSIDLLLGTSPISFSPYRMAPIEMRELKAQIVELTSVGFIRPNFSPWGAPFLFVKKKDKSFRLCVDYRKLNQKYLDQFVIVFIDDILVYSKTWEDHETLLENVLETLREHHLYAKFSKCEFWLSEVKFLGHVISSEGISVDPSKVDSVLNWHRPKTVTEIRSFLGLAGYYRRFVESFSNIASPLTQLKQKWVKFEWTDTCESAFQELKTRLTTSSVLTVRTPGETYVMYTDASSVGLGCVLMQNGQVIAYASRKLKTQEKNYPTHDLELAAIIFALKV; from the exons ATGGTAGGTAATGGTATTTCAAGTACAGGCATGAGAAACGAAGATGCTTCCGCTAAAGAGACTGATACAAGACGTATGGTAGAACTTTCCAGGAATATAGGGGAGATGAATGATGAGATTAGAACTATATGCTCTAGGCAGGGTTGGCAAGGGATAGAAACGCATCCAGTTCTACCGGTGGCACCTCAGAACCCACATGAGACAGAACATGTTCCTCATGCGAATACCTTACAAGTGAGTGGTCATGGACATGACAATGACTTATTGACAAGGTTTCTTAAGCTTACACCACATGAGTTCTCCGGGACACCACCAGATTGTGATATCGTAGAGAATTGG GAGTTCGTTACGGATGTGTCGAGAGACCGGAAGCGATCTGAGTTTATGGATATAGAACAAGGAGAGATGTCTCTGGCTGAATTTGTGAATAAGTATAGGGGTTTATCACGTTATGCTCCTGAAATAACGTCTAATGATGAAGTAAATGCTAGAAAATTTATACGCGCCTTAAAGCCTCAAATCAGTAGACAACTTGCAGGTTTTCAAATCAAGACCTTTCAGGAGGCATTAAGTCGAGGTTTTAGcattgaaagagaagatgaaaaccGAATTACAGAACAAGAAAGGAAGACGAAGCTGATGCCTGGACAGTTTCAGGCAAAGCAGGATTCATCGAAGCGACAAATGACATCCATGGCAAGTCAAACTTTCTTCAGGCCATTTGGGCAACCTTGGCAAATGGACCCCAAGGGAGATTT GAAGGACTGTCCGAAATTTCAACTTGCAAACTCATCCTCACATCAAGGAATGGTTTATTCAGTGGTTCAAGAAGACACCCCTACACAACAAGTTTTACAAGAAGGTGACGTAATGTATGCTGTGATGCATGGGGATAGTTCCGCAACTGATCAAGTAGTGGAAG ATTTGGTAGTTCTAGATATGCAAGGTTTTGATGTTATACTTGGTATGGATTGGTTAGCCAAACATCATGCAAGTGTGGATTGCTTTGCAAAGTCTGTTAATTTTTGTATGTCGGGTAAATCACCATTTACCTTTGTTGGTTCCATTAAGCCCCAAAGTCAGTTTCAGAAACTGAAAAAGACTGGTGGTTTAAGTGGAATGAGGTTATTAGCTTGTGTTGCAGAATGTTCTGTGTCAGTTGACACAATACCTGTTGTCCGAGATTATAGAGACGTGTTTCCAGATACTCGGCCAGGGTTACCACCGAAAAGTGATATAGATTTCTCTATTGATTTACTCCTAGGTACTTCTCCTATTTCGTTTTCTCCTTATCGAATGGCCCCAATTGAAATGAGAGAGTTGAAAGCTCAAATAGTTGAATTAACCAGTGTAGGATTTATCAGACCCAATTTTTCACCTTGGGGTGCTCCATTTTTGTTTGTCAAGAAGAAGGACAAGTCGTTCAGATTATGTGTTGACTATAGGAAGCTGAATCAG AAGTATTTGGATCAGTTCGTAATAGTTTTTATCGATGACATATTGGTTTACTCCAAGACATGGGAAGATCATGAAACACTTTTAGAAAACGTTCTTGAAACCTTGCGTGAACATCACCTTTATGCAAAGTTCAGTAAgtgtgaattttggttgagcgAAGTGAAATTTCTTGGGCATGTTATTTCAAGTGAAGGAATATCAGTAGATCCATCTAAGGTGGACAGTGTTTTAAATTGGCATCGACCAAAAACAGTTACAGAAATTCGAAGTTTCTTGGGACTCGCAGGTTATTATCGTCGTTTTGTGGAGAGTTTTTCTAATATTGCTTCACCACTGACTCAGTTAAAACAAAAGTGGGTTAAGTTTGAGTGGACTGATACATGTGAATCTGCTTTTCAAGAATTAAAAACTCGCCTAACTACATCGTCAGTGTTAACAGTTCGGACACCAGGGGAAACGTATGTTATGTATACTGATGCATCAAGTGTTGGACTTGGTTGTGTGTTGATGCAAAATGGACAGGTCATTGCTTATGCTTCTCGGAAGctgaaaactcaagagaaaaacTATCCAACCCATGATCTGGAGTTGGCTGCAATTATTTTTGCTTTGAAGGTTTGA